A DNA window from Carnobacterium funditum DSM 5970 contains the following coding sequences:
- the proC gene encoding pyrroline-5-carboxylate reductase, translating to MKVGFIGIGNMASAIIKGIIEKNYMNSEDIYLYSRTKEKLVVFAAETKTTICSSNEELIANVDIVVLAVKPNVLAEILPNLSSAIEKHHPLLVSIAAGTSLQKLTNLIGVKSTNSIIRVMPNLNSVIGEGMTAVCGNSFSSPEQVQYILGMFKSIGESIELAEKDFSTFIAIAGSSPAYTFLFIDSLARGAVKNGMPKELATKIAAQAVLGSAKLVLESDQSPWNLIDQVSSPGGTTVAGIVALEDEKFISTVIKGVDATIAKDQELMND from the coding sequence ATGAAAGTTGGATTTATCGGAATAGGAAATATGGCTAGTGCCATTATCAAAGGAATCATTGAAAAAAATTACATGAATAGTGAAGACATATATCTATATAGTAGAACAAAAGAAAAATTAGTTGTTTTCGCAGCCGAAACAAAAACGACTATCTGCTCCTCAAATGAAGAGTTGATTGCTAACGTAGACATTGTTGTGCTGGCTGTTAAACCTAATGTGCTTGCTGAAATACTACCTAACTTAAGTTCAGCTATTGAAAAACACCATCCTCTATTAGTCTCCATAGCTGCCGGGACATCCCTTCAAAAATTAACTAATTTAATTGGAGTAAAATCTACAAATTCTATCATTCGAGTGATGCCAAATCTGAATTCGGTTATAGGTGAAGGTATGACTGCTGTTTGTGGAAATAGTTTTTCTTCTCCCGAACAAGTCCAGTATATATTAGGTATGTTTAAATCGATAGGTGAAAGTATCGAGCTAGCAGAAAAAGATTTTAGTACTTTTATTGCTATTGCAGGTAGTTCACCAGCCTATACCTTTCTCTTTATTGATTCCTTAGCCCGTGGAGCTGTTAAAAATGGTATGCCTAAAGAACTAGCTACAAAAATTGCTGCCCAAGCTGTATTAGGCAGTGCAAAGTTAGTCTTGGAAAGTGATCAATCTCCTTGGAACCTAATCGATCAAGTTTCTTCACCTGGTGGTACAACCGTTGCAGGAATTGTCGCTTTAGAAGATGAAAAATTTATTTCGACAGTTATTAAAGGTGTCGATGCTACTATTGCAAAAGATCAAGAACTAATGAACGATTAG
- the tadA gene encoding tRNA adenosine(34) deaminase TadA, translating to MLTLQEKEYFMSEAIKEAKKARKKLEVPIGAIIVLNGRIIGRGHNDREESHDATAHAEMFAIREANKTLGNWRLEDAQLFVTLEPCSMCSGAMILSRVKELYYGAADPKGGTAGTLMNLLTDSRFNHQVEIEQGILESECSALLTNFFRELRKRKKIEKAELKGLNEMQKD from the coding sequence ATGCTGACATTACAAGAAAAAGAATACTTTATGAGTGAAGCGATTAAAGAAGCTAAAAAGGCTAGAAAAAAATTAGAAGTACCTATTGGAGCAATCATCGTTCTAAATGGTCGGATCATAGGACGAGGGCATAACGATCGGGAAGAAAGTCATGATGCAACAGCACACGCTGAAATGTTTGCCATTAGAGAAGCAAACAAAACACTTGGAAATTGGCGTTTAGAAGATGCTCAGTTATTTGTTACATTAGAACCCTGTTCAATGTGTAGTGGCGCAATGATTTTATCACGTGTTAAAGAATTGTATTATGGAGCAGCAGATCCCAAAGGCGGAACAGCAGGCACATTAATGAATTTGTTAACAGATAGTCGTTTTAATCATCAAGTAGAAATAGAGCAGGGTATTCTTGAGTCTGAGTGTAGCGCGCTATTAACAAATTTTTTTAGAGAATTACGCAAACGTAAAAAAATAGAAAAAGCTGAACTAAAAGGGTTAAACGAAATGCAAAAAGACTAA
- a CDS encoding helix-turn-helix domain-containing protein produces the protein MEFNEIKLIYPDAQLTNLSVENSDLISFPFKNQWIQFKQENKSPSEIKLLQLLFASKKTKVASMASKWQNYLINGLELPSLTFNNDFRIIQFALLKKDSYFEKKTWLNAFKSIFSNSEEAFFIDENSGLLIQKKSDDQLTLDELSGIIQTLDDDFSIKTICYIGQFWPIDKEFKTIFKEEQFIFEKQKNKGKSLLSLPIVALSYYTSEALEKSALMHILKQKYTSQPELKELILAMWHSQGNISLAAKSLYVHRNTLQYRIDRFHDISGLSLRNMNDLLLCYLLIF, from the coding sequence TTGGAATTTAATGAAATCAAACTTATTTATCCTGATGCTCAATTAACAAACTTATCTGTAGAAAACTCTGATCTTATTTCTTTCCCTTTTAAAAACCAATGGATTCAATTCAAACAAGAAAATAAATCTCCATCTGAAATTAAATTATTGCAGCTTTTGTTTGCTTCAAAAAAAACTAAAGTTGCTTCAATGGCCTCAAAATGGCAAAATTATTTAATTAATGGACTAGAACTTCCATCCTTAACTTTTAATAACGATTTCCGTATTATCCAATTCGCTCTTTTAAAAAAAGATTCCTATTTTGAAAAAAAAACTTGGCTTAATGCTTTCAAAAGTATCTTTAGCAACAGTGAAGAAGCCTTTTTTATAGATGAAAATTCTGGGTTATTGATTCAAAAAAAATCTGATGACCAATTAACTTTAGATGAACTTTCAGGTATCATCCAAACGCTTGATGATGACTTTTCAATTAAGACCATTTGCTATATTGGTCAATTTTGGCCGATTGACAAAGAGTTTAAAACAATTTTTAAAGAAGAACAGTTTATTTTTGAAAAACAAAAAAATAAAGGTAAATCTCTGCTTTCATTACCTATCGTTGCCTTAAGTTATTACACCTCTGAAGCCTTAGAAAAAAGTGCGCTCATGCATATATTAAAACAAAAATATACTAGTCAACCTGAGTTAAAAGAATTGATCTTAGCTATGTGGCACAGTCAAGGAAATATCAGTTTGGCGGCTAAGTCATTATATGTTCATCGAAATACATTGCAGTATCGAATAGATCGATTTCACGATATAAGTGGCTTGTCTTTACGTAATATGAATGATTTATTGCTTTGCTATTTATTAATTTTTTAA
- a CDS encoding ATP-dependent Clp protease ATP-binding subunit: protein MDELFSEKAKAVLMLAQEQAKEFRHRSIGTEHILLALVVEQEGIAGKTLREFSITEKEIREEAEHFTGYGTMKYDSKDTILPYSPRAKEAITLATDEARRMGASLVGTEHLLLGLLREEDVLSSKILTNLDINLNKIRQILLKKIGITDANNGKAKRSKSAIKQTTGTPTLDALARDLTASARAEKIDPIVGRHTEIKRVIQVLSRRTKNNPVLIGEAGVGKTAIAEGLAQKIAAREVPHTLIGKRLMMLDMGSLVAGTKYRGEFEERMKKIIDEIYQDGNVILFIDELHTLIGAGGAEGAIDASNILKPALARGELQTIGATTLDEYQKYIEKDAALERRFSPIRVDQPTLEETEDILLGLRSRYENHHGVEITDAAIHAAVQLSSRYITSRQLPDKAIDLIDESASKVRLDSSSKPSPMVAALKQLETLIEEKEVAIQLQDFEKAAKIRSSEMKQRIEIEGILEKIKHPAPNSMNLKVEETDIAEVVSLWTGIPVKQMDQKESERLLKLEKVLHNRVIGQEEAVSAVARAIRRSRSGLKDPNRPIGSFMFLGPTGVGKTELAKTLANAMFGSEEALIRVDMSEFMEKYSTSRLIGSPPGYVGYDEGGQLTEKVRQKPYSVILLDEVEKAHPDVFNILLQVLDDGHLTDSKGRKVDFKNTVMIMTSNLGATSLRDEKLVGFSTKDKKKDHNTMEKRIKEELKTTFRPEFINRLDEIIVFHALEKPELNKIVKLLVQMVTKRLEEMDIHVKMTQAAIDVISKAGFDPEYGARPLRRAIQKEIEDRLSEELLSGAIKVGDHVTIGASKGKIRVTVKDNTKKSENSTPSDPVKA, encoded by the coding sequence ATGGATGAATTATTCTCAGAAAAAGCAAAAGCGGTCTTAATGTTAGCTCAAGAGCAAGCTAAAGAGTTTCGTCATCGTTCGATTGGTACGGAACATATTTTGTTAGCTCTTGTAGTTGAACAAGAGGGAATAGCGGGCAAAACGCTTCGTGAGTTTTCAATAACTGAAAAAGAGATAAGAGAAGAAGCAGAACATTTTACTGGTTACGGAACGATGAAGTACGATTCCAAAGATACCATTCTTCCTTATTCACCACGAGCGAAAGAAGCTATTACATTAGCAACAGATGAAGCTAGACGCATGGGAGCTTCTTTAGTAGGCACTGAACATTTGTTGCTTGGTTTACTACGCGAAGAGGATGTATTGTCTTCTAAGATTTTAACGAACTTAGATATTAATTTAAATAAAATACGTCAAATATTATTGAAAAAAATAGGGATTACTGATGCAAACAATGGTAAAGCTAAGCGTTCTAAATCAGCTATTAAGCAAACAACCGGAACTCCAACACTTGATGCTTTAGCAAGAGATTTAACAGCTAGTGCTAGAGCTGAAAAGATTGATCCAATTGTTGGACGTCATACAGAAATAAAACGTGTTATCCAGGTTTTAAGTCGTCGGACTAAGAACAACCCAGTTTTAATAGGTGAAGCAGGAGTGGGTAAGACAGCCATAGCGGAAGGATTAGCACAAAAAATTGCTGCTAGAGAAGTTCCACATACATTAATTGGCAAACGTTTGATGATGCTTGATATGGGTTCACTGGTTGCGGGAACAAAGTATCGCGGAGAATTTGAAGAACGTATGAAAAAAATTATAGATGAAATTTATCAAGATGGAAATGTCATACTATTTATTGATGAGTTGCATACATTAATCGGTGCAGGCGGTGCTGAAGGAGCAATAGACGCTTCGAATATATTGAAACCAGCATTAGCTCGTGGAGAATTACAAACTATAGGTGCTACGACATTGGATGAATATCAAAAATATATTGAAAAAGATGCAGCTTTAGAAAGACGTTTCTCACCTATCCGTGTTGATCAGCCTACACTAGAAGAGACAGAAGATATTTTATTAGGCTTACGTTCACGTTATGAAAATCATCATGGTGTTGAGATTACTGATGCAGCAATTCATGCAGCTGTTCAATTATCTTCTCGTTATATAACATCTAGACAACTTCCAGATAAAGCAATCGATTTAATAGATGAATCAGCTTCAAAAGTACGACTAGATTCTTCTAGTAAACCATCACCAATGGTAGCAGCACTCAAACAGTTAGAAACGTTAATTGAAGAAAAGGAAGTGGCTATTCAATTACAAGATTTTGAAAAAGCGGCTAAAATTCGTTCAAGTGAAATGAAGCAACGAATAGAAATTGAAGGCATATTAGAAAAAATTAAACACCCTGCTCCAAATTCAATGAATTTAAAAGTAGAAGAAACAGATATTGCGGAAGTGGTCTCTTTATGGACAGGTATCCCAGTGAAACAAATGGATCAAAAAGAATCAGAGCGTTTGTTAAAATTGGAAAAAGTATTGCATAATCGTGTAATAGGACAAGAAGAAGCAGTTAGTGCAGTAGCTAGAGCTATCAGAAGATCTAGAAGCGGATTGAAAGATCCTAATAGACCTATCGGCTCATTTATGTTTTTGGGTCCAACAGGAGTAGGGAAAACAGAATTAGCTAAAACATTAGCTAATGCTATGTTTGGTAGTGAAGAAGCATTAATTAGAGTTGACATGTCTGAATTTATGGAAAAATACAGTACAAGTCGCTTGATTGGTTCCCCTCCAGGTTATGTAGGATATGATGAAGGTGGACAATTAACTGAAAAAGTACGACAAAAACCCTATTCTGTTATTTTATTGGATGAGGTTGAAAAAGCTCATCCAGATGTCTTTAATATTTTATTGCAAGTATTAGATGATGGTCATTTAACAGATTCGAAAGGACGTAAAGTAGATTTTAAGAATACAGTTATGATTATGACTTCCAATCTAGGAGCAACATCCTTGAGAGATGAAAAACTAGTTGGATTTAGTACAAAAGATAAGAAAAAAGATCATAATACGATGGAAAAAAGAATTAAAGAAGAGTTGAAAACAACGTTTAGACCGGAATTTATTAACCGGTTAGATGAAATCATTGTATTCCATGCGCTTGAAAAACCTGAATTGAATAAAATTGTTAAGCTATTGGTACAAATGGTTACTAAGCGTTTAGAAGAAATGGATATTCATGTTAAAATGACCCAAGCTGCTATAGATGTCATTTCTAAAGCAGGATTTGATCCAGAGTACGGAGCACGGCCTTTACGCCGTGCGATTCAAAAAGAAATTGAAGACCGCTTAAGTGAAGAGCTATTGAGTGGGGCAATTAAAGTGGGAGATCATGTAACTATCGGAGCTTCAAAAGGGAAAATTAGAGTTACTGTGAAGGATAATACTAAAAAGAGTGAAAATTCTACTCCATCTGACCCAGTAAAAGCTTAA
- a CDS encoding CtsR family transcriptional regulator, which produces MNNQNMSDIIEAYLKKVLGTDERVEIRRSEMADRFNCVPSQINYVINTRFTVQQGYLVESKRGGGGYIRIIKVKLLDEVEMLDMMIDVIDSEISQRNAYSIVETLYGDNMIAKREASLMLSAMEKSVLSIEDSKKENELRARILIAFLNNLRYEQS; this is translated from the coding sequence ATGAACAATCAGAATATGTCGGATATCATTGAAGCTTATTTAAAAAAGGTACTTGGAACGGATGAGCGAGTCGAAATTAGACGTAGTGAAATGGCAGACCGATTTAATTGTGTTCCTTCTCAAATTAATTATGTGATTAATACACGATTTACAGTTCAACAAGGATATTTAGTTGAAAGCAAACGTGGTGGTGGCGGGTATATAAGAATAATTAAAGTTAAATTGCTAGATGAAGTAGAGATGTTAGATATGATGATTGATGTAATTGATAGTGAGATATCACAAAGAAACGCTTATTCAATTGTAGAAACACTTTATGGAGATAATATGATTGCTAAACGAGAAGCTAGCCTAATGCTTTCAGCTATGGAAAAGTCAGTTTTGTCTATAGAAGATTCTAAAAAAGAAAACGAATTGCGGGCAAGGATATTGATTGCTTTTCTAAATAACTTAAGATACGAACAGTCGTAA
- a CDS encoding IS30 family transposase, which translates to MSYTHFTIAERSKIETLLELGFSIRGIAQKLGRAPSSVSRELKRNPDYQCEKAQKQSEQNKANCGAKPKLTPENKEKIQEKLNQTWSPEQIVGRLFQGKLSFKTIYRWIYSGLLQVPLSVLRQKGKRQKPKETRGRFNVGTSISKRPKEVKKRTTFGHWELDTVVSGRGQAKGCVATFLERKSRWYLAIKMPNRSASSMEAALRKLNTLLPEAAFQSFTTDRGKEFSCYPIIEEELKIPVYFADPYSSWQRGSNENSNGLLREFFPKRTNFDHVEQEELQKALYLINNRPRKCLGYQTSQEIFMGEVLHLI; encoded by the coding sequence ATGAGCTACACTCATTTTACCATAGCTGAACGTTCAAAAATAGAAACACTTCTTGAATTAGGATTCTCAATCCGTGGGATTGCCCAAAAACTAGGTCGTGCTCCTTCTTCTGTGTCTCGGGAACTTAAGCGAAACCCTGATTATCAATGTGAGAAAGCACAAAAGCAATCTGAACAAAATAAAGCCAATTGTGGAGCGAAGCCAAAACTGACCCCCGAAAACAAAGAGAAAATTCAGGAAAAATTGAATCAAACGTGGTCTCCTGAACAAATTGTAGGTCGGTTGTTTCAAGGTAAACTTTCCTTTAAAACAATTTATCGTTGGATTTATTCTGGACTCTTACAGGTTCCATTGTCAGTATTAAGACAAAAAGGAAAACGACAAAAACCAAAAGAAACTCGCGGTAGATTCAATGTGGGCACTTCCATTTCTAAACGACCAAAGGAAGTAAAGAAACGCACGACCTTCGGCCATTGGGAATTAGATACCGTGGTATCAGGGCGAGGACAGGCAAAAGGTTGCGTGGCGACCTTTCTAGAAAGGAAAAGTCGTTGGTACCTCGCAATCAAAATGCCCAATCGATCCGCTTCCTCTATGGAAGCAGCCCTCCGAAAACTAAATACTCTCTTGCCCGAAGCAGCTTTTCAGAGCTTCACAACGGATAGAGGAAAAGAATTCAGTTGTTACCCCATTATTGAAGAGGAATTAAAGATCCCTGTTTATTTCGCAGATCCTTATTCTTCTTGGCAACGAGGAAGCAATGAAAATAGTAATGGACTCCTAAGGGAGTTCTTTCCGAAGAGAACCAACTTTGATCATGTAGAACAGGAAGAACTTCAAAAAGCTTTATATCTGATCAATAATAGACCCAGAAAATGTCTTGGCTATCAAACATCTCAAGAGATCTTCATGGGAGAGGTGTTGCACTTAATTTGA
- a CDS encoding carbonic anhydrase family protein gives MKETKRLKKHLAVLGVLVFFGLSGCGQKQVVEADKSVQETTEQTSENENEAHLDYENQKEWTFESGEMQSPINIETSNAEIMNEDGSLTLNYLEEAIDVVDNGHSIEIEDGGQALIAGRSFELTQFHLHSPSEHTLDGEHFPIELHFVHKAQDGRLAVIAVFFKEGAGNETFEAILTDVNANEETTVASGLRLNVTELLPSNKSYYHYLGSLTTPPLTENVEWYVMENPIEVSAEQIVTFNEYYEGNNREVQPLGERSVLKYE, from the coding sequence ATGAAGGAAACAAAAAGATTGAAAAAACATTTAGCAGTTTTAGGTGTGCTCGTCTTTTTTGGACTAAGTGGTTGTGGCCAAAAACAAGTGGTGGAAGCAGACAAAAGCGTCCAAGAAACAACAGAACAAACGTCTGAAAATGAAAACGAAGCGCATCTTGACTATGAAAATCAGAAAGAATGGACTTTTGAATCAGGAGAGATGCAATCCCCAATCAATATCGAAACAAGCAACGCCGAAATAATGAACGAGGATGGTTCTCTCACCTTGAACTATCTGGAAGAGGCTATTGATGTGGTCGATAATGGGCATAGTATTGAAATAGAGGATGGTGGCCAAGCGCTGATTGCTGGCCGTAGTTTTGAACTGACGCAATTTCATCTTCATTCCCCAAGCGAACATACGCTGGACGGGGAGCACTTCCCAATCGAACTGCATTTTGTCCATAAGGCACAAGACGGACGTTTGGCGGTCATCGCGGTTTTCTTCAAAGAAGGAGCGGGGAATGAAACTTTTGAAGCAATCTTGACTGATGTGAATGCGAACGAAGAAACAACGGTTGCAAGCGGGCTTCGCCTGAACGTTACTGAGCTGTTGCCGTCCAACAAAAGCTATTATCATTACCTCGGATCCTTGACGACACCTCCCCTTACGGAAAATGTCGAATGGTATGTGATGGAGAATCCTATTGAAGTATCCGCAGAACAGATTGTGACATTCAACGAATATTATGAAGGCAACAACAGAGAAGTTCAACCACTGGGAGAACGGTCTGTTTTAAAATATGAATAA
- the lysS gene encoding lysine--tRNA ligase, with protein MSHEEMHEEMNDQLLVRREKMNHLRERGIDPFGGRFERTHLSSEIHASYDGFSKEEIAEKEVIVTVAGRMMTKRGKGKVGFAHLQDRKGRLQLYVRKDTVGDENYETFDNADLGDFIGVTGTVMKTNTGEVTIKPTSIVQLSKALRPLPDKYHGLTNVEQRYRQRYLDLISNQESFDRFTKRSEIIREIRTFLNAKDYLEVETPILQNLAGGAAARPFITHHNALDMELYLRIALELHLKRLIVGGMEKVYEIGRVFRNEGIDTTHNPEFTMLEVYTAYTDFNDVMDLTEDLIRTVTERVVGTGHIVYNEQDIDIASPWKRQHMVDAIKEQTGVDFWQEMTDEEAISLAKEHKVPVPEHSQFGHIVNEFFEMFVEDKLIQPTFIFGHPVEISPLAKKNFDDPRFTDRFEVFILGNEYGNAFSELNDPIDQKERFEAQGKEREQGNDEAHPIDEDFIEALEYGMPPTGGLGIGIDRLVMLLTNAQSIRDVLLFPAMRNN; from the coding sequence ATGAGCCACGAAGAAATGCATGAAGAAATGAATGACCAATTATTAGTAAGACGAGAAAAAATGAATCATCTACGTGAACGTGGAATTGATCCTTTCGGTGGACGCTTTGAAAGAACACATTTATCGAGTGAAATACATGCAAGCTATGATGGATTTTCAAAAGAAGAAATAGCTGAAAAAGAAGTTATTGTAACCGTTGCAGGTCGAATGATGACTAAACGTGGAAAAGGAAAAGTTGGTTTCGCACATTTGCAAGATCGTAAAGGTAGACTTCAACTTTACGTTCGTAAAGATACTGTAGGAGATGAGAATTACGAAACATTTGATAATGCAGATTTAGGTGATTTTATCGGGGTTACGGGAACAGTTATGAAAACAAATACAGGTGAAGTGACAATTAAACCAACTTCTATTGTACAATTGTCAAAAGCGTTGCGACCTTTACCGGATAAATACCACGGATTGACAAATGTAGAGCAACGTTACAGACAACGTTACTTAGATTTGATTAGTAACCAAGAAAGTTTTGATCGTTTTACAAAACGGAGCGAAATCATTCGTGAAATTCGGACTTTTTTGAATGCAAAAGATTATCTAGAAGTTGAAACTCCAATATTGCAAAATCTTGCTGGCGGGGCAGCTGCTCGTCCATTCATTACACATCATAATGCTCTAGATATGGAATTGTATTTGCGGATTGCACTTGAGTTGCATTTGAAACGGTTGATAGTTGGAGGCATGGAGAAGGTTTATGAAATAGGGCGCGTTTTTCGTAATGAAGGAATAGATACAACGCATAATCCGGAATTTACTATGTTAGAGGTTTATACAGCCTATACTGATTTTAATGACGTAATGGATTTGACAGAAGATTTGATTCGCACAGTTACGGAACGAGTAGTTGGAACAGGTCATATTGTTTATAATGAACAAGATATTGATATTGCTAGTCCATGGAAGCGTCAGCATATGGTAGATGCGATTAAAGAACAAACTGGAGTTGACTTTTGGCAAGAAATGACTGATGAAGAAGCCATTTCACTTGCAAAAGAACACAAGGTACCAGTACCAGAGCATAGCCAATTTGGACATATTGTGAATGAATTCTTTGAAATGTTTGTAGAAGATAAATTAATTCAACCTACTTTTATATTTGGTCACCCAGTTGAGATTTCTCCTTTGGCAAAGAAAAATTTTGATGATCCAAGGTTTACCGATCGTTTTGAAGTGTTTATTTTAGGAAATGAATATGGAAATGCATTTAGTGAATTGAATGATCCGATTGATCAAAAAGAACGATTTGAAGCACAAGGAAAAGAACGTGAACAAGGGAATGATGAAGCACACCCTATAGATGAAGACTTCATAGAAGCATTAGAATACGGAATGCCCCCAACAGGTGGGTTAGGAATAGGGATTGACCGTCTAGTTATGCTCTTAACAAATGCACAATCTATTCGTGATGTATTACTATTTCCTGCAATGCGTAATAATTAA
- the cysK gene encoding cysteine synthase A yields the protein MAKIVTSITELIGDTPLLKLSSKIVPAGAAEVYVKIESANVGGSIKDRIAMNMIEVAEQEGKLKAGDIIVEPTSGNTGVGLAMIAAAKGYKSVFVMPDTMSIERRKLLKAYGAELILTPGTGGIKASIAKATEIAAQPGYFMPLQFENMANPAVHAATTGPEILAAFDGKAPDAFIATVGTGGTLTGVGKVLKEADPSTKVYALEPTESPVLSGGDPNPHKIQGIGTGFVPKVLDTLVFDDVLHVTSEEAFDMTRKLALMEGLLVGISSGAAIKGAIDVAIELGTGKKVVTIAPDSGERYLSTALFPSED from the coding sequence ATGGCGAAAATTGTTACTAGCATCACAGAATTAATTGGAGATACACCTTTATTAAAACTATCAAGTAAAATTGTGCCAGCCGGTGCAGCGGAAGTTTATGTCAAGATAGAATCCGCAAATGTTGGTGGCAGTATAAAAGATAGAATAGCAATGAATATGATTGAAGTAGCCGAACAAGAAGGGAAATTAAAAGCAGGAGATATTATTGTTGAACCAACTAGCGGTAATACAGGTGTTGGGTTAGCAATGATTGCAGCAGCAAAAGGCTATAAATCTGTTTTTGTTATGCCCGATACGATGAGCATTGAGCGTCGTAAATTACTAAAAGCATACGGAGCTGAACTGATATTGACACCGGGAACGGGTGGGATTAAAGCATCCATTGCTAAAGCTACGGAGATAGCTGCTCAACCCGGCTACTTTATGCCGTTACAATTTGAAAATATGGCAAATCCTGCTGTTCATGCAGCAACTACTGGTCCCGAAATTTTAGCCGCTTTTGATGGGAAAGCACCAGATGCTTTCATCGCTACTGTAGGAACTGGCGGGACATTAACGGGTGTAGGGAAAGTTTTAAAAGAGGCTGATCCAAGTACTAAAGTTTATGCTCTTGAACCTACCGAATCACCGGTGTTAAGTGGTGGTGATCCGAATCCGCATAAAATACAAGGAATTGGAACAGGATTTGTGCCAAAAGTATTAGATACACTTGTTTTTGATGATGTTTTACACGTTACGAGTGAAGAAGCTTTCGATATGACACGTAAACTGGCTTTGATGGAGGGTTTATTAGTTGGTATCTCCTCTGGTGCAGCGATTAAAGGCGCGATAGATGTAGCTATCGAATTAGGTACAGGGAAAAAGGTTGTTACTATTGCTCCAGATAGTGGAGAGCGTTATCTTTCAACAGCTTTATTCCCTAGCGAGGATTGA